Genomic window (Tachysurus fulvidraco isolate hzauxx_2018 chromosome 20, HZAU_PFXX_2.0, whole genome shotgun sequence):
CTCAGGTTTAAGTTCAGCTGATAGAGTTTTTTCGAGCAGTCAGTGTGTCTAGGAGCAGCTCCGTGGCCGAAACTTTGATTGTGTTGGTGAAGGGGTAAAAGTCAGCGGTGAGGCGGCTGACGAAACATGGCATCTCCTTTTTGCCCTTCAGCATCTTTCCTCTTGCCTCAAACTCATAGGCTATACGCCGATTTAGTTGAGTCAGAAACCGTGTGATCTCccactcctcacactcctccaCCAGATCACAGAACGTCTGCAGGAACACTGAGCCGGTCGGGTGCATGAAGGCACTGTAgcctataaacacacagacacacacacacacacacacacagaattttaatacataattattattGGATATGATTTACTTTCAAACATTTCTGTTTAGATATTAATCTTAGTCGTAGtctaatttattataattcacTCTCGGTGTGTcatgtttttataaacattatactCCTTATTTAAGATCAACATGTGAAACGTCCCATAGAATTACCAGAAGGCCCCGAAATTTGGATTTGTAAATGACCAGTCAGTAGCTTCAATTATTCTTATTCACTTATGATTATTCttttaaagtattaaaagtTGACTTAGATTAATGTACAGTAGACATTtgtaattattgtgtgtgtgtgtgtgtgtgtgtgtgtgtgtgtgtgtgtgtgtgtgtgtgtgtgtgtgtgtgtgtgtgtgtgtgtgtgtgtgtgtgtgctgtacctGGAGCCGTAGCATAAGCAACAACTGTTTGGTTAGGAATTGACTGACATTCATATACACCGTCATCTTCAGATGAGTCTACGCAGACTGTATCAGTCTCAACACCATTATCCAGCTCACTGCCTCGACAagcctgtacacacacagacagactgaataCTGCATGAGGGATGATGACACACTCCATGATATACTCCACGATTCAGTttctgtgattataaatatgcaCATAAAAGCAAGTAAACATGAAGTGAGGTGATTCTGACCTGGATGAGGAACAGTTTGCTTTTGTTAGCCATGACTGGTCCTCCAAATTGTGAGTATATATGTGCCAGTTTGACAGGGCGTCCGTCTGATCCGAATACCACTCCGTTCTCTCCATGACTGGATATCACACCCACAAAACAGCTGTGCACTGACTGCTCACTCTCTGCAACAATAACATTATCGTTAGCAGTAGCAGTATTTCTGTCAGTTATTGTTGTTTACGTTGTTGTTGTCCTGGTTATTTCTTATTAGTATCAGAACTGACATAAAGCTCAGAGTCATTACGGCATGTTAAGCTGCTCCTTGCACAAGTACAGACTTCAGCCCCCATAAATCAATCTACATCAAAaacatcactgaacacacactattAACCACACCTTATTACACAATAGAACaggatgaataaatatataaatacatcacGGATCAGGTGATGGCTGTGTATTCAGGAAGGCACGTCTTCCTTTGTGTACCTTTGATTCGCTTTTTTAACTTGTAATGAAATTTTGATTAAATTAGAATAAAGACATTTTCACTAGTGCTCTTAGTGAAATATTAGGAAtctaatgtactttttttttacattgtagtCTACAATACACTCTGTATTGTACACAGACATAATGATATAATGGCGCtaacatacaataaataaaactacataCTATAAATAAGTAGATTTGGACTATAGTCCCATTACTGGGatttttataacaaattaaTCATAGaaaatgtgtgtagtgtctACAAATGTGTCCAGAGCTGCCTTCCTACAGTACATCACATCTCTCAATACATCTCATCAGACCTACAAATAAATTCTCTATATGGATTTCCTGTAAAGTTTCTTTCAATTTTCAAAGAATGAAAATCTCTGCATGTGCTCTTCTATAATTGTGTTGTTCTTTAAAAAGTCTTGTCCAATGTTCTTATATAAACAGTATTAACTATGACTGTAGTTATTGGactatatacatactgtaggttATATAGTCACACATATGTGAGTTAATgagttaatatttataaatgccTTGTATTAATAGTATATCGGTCCTGTGTACAATAGTACATAACAGATTATACTATAAtctaagaaaataatttttcctttttgtctggAAAActcatggacacacacatactgtacacacagtcacacaccctcacacacacacacacacacacacacacacacacacacaaacagacagacagacacacacacacacacacacacagtcacagacagacaaacacacacactcacacacacacagacccacacacacagacccccccacacacacacacacacacacatacacagacacacactcacatacacagacccacacatacacacacactttgcaatCTTTTCTAATTTAATACAAACTTCATTTTAGGTTCCTAGGCAAATTAAACACCCTACAGTTTGGCAGTTATTTCTTGGTATGTATTGTTATTCTAATAGTGTAATATTAAGCATGTGGTAGGTATTTATTAACTTATGTAAATGTTCTCATCTCACTTTTAATTAGAGGTTTTAATTAgtgtatgtttatttaattgctCTCTACATCACTGCATCCTTACCATGcgtatattttattaacattaataattaaataaaagtcagAAAGGGAAATCAGGTACCTGCTTTAAATTCTTCGATGATCTCGAGCGCATCCGGGTCGTTCAGGATTGTCACTTGGAAACCTCTCCGTTTGAGAGCCGCGTGCAGCCGCTTCGTGTCCCTTCGCACTCCGCTCCGCTTCCCGAGTCCTGCGCATGCGCTGTAACTCTCCACCGAGACTATCAGTGCCCGGTTCTGAGCCGCGCTCTTACTGAGACTCGGAAAAGACATTTCTTTAAGAGGTCTTGGTTTAAATGGATAAACAGCAGAACAGTAGAGTCTGAATAAACTGAAATTAAACAAGGCTGAAGAACACCAACCTCTGTacagagcaggtgtgtgtgtgtgtgtgtgtgtgtgtgtgtgagagtgagtgtgagtgtgtgtgtctgtctatttgtctgtgtctgagtgtgtgtgtgagagagagagagagagagagtgtgtgtgtgtgtgtgtgtgtgtgtgtgtgtgtgtgtgtgtgtgtgtgtgtgtgtgtgtgtctgtctgtctgtctgtctgtctgtctgtctgtctgtgtgtgtgtgtgtgtgtgtgtgtgtgtgtgtgtgtgtgtgtgtgtgtgtgtgtgtgtgtgtgtgtcctgctctTAGGTTTGATAATTAACTGAGGAACAGAAGAGacataaactgtatataaacccTGTTTACACCACCTTTTGTCCAGATAAGTAAATCTTGTGATGTAACTTTGCTATTATTAATCTAATTTTGCTATTAGATTTGCTATTAATTTTGCTATTAGATTTGATTAAAACTTGATTTTACCTATTTGTCATATTTTTACCTGTTTAGACTTTGCATGGATTttatgaaacattaaaaaacactGCTTACAATTTACAACTGCAATTTACAACTGCCTCagtattttttaatactttatttctGCTCCTAATGTACCACATTTACAAGTAGACATTTAttgatattaaacatttatctcTTTCGTTCATAAACAAATTCTTACAACTTAAGAATCCTCACCTACAACAATAATAAACCTGTTGCaataacaaatcatttttttatcttattttttgcCATTTTCCCCTGATGTATGGTATGCTTTCCACTgcagagaaagatagatagatagatagatagatagatagatagatagatagatagatagatagatagatagatagatagatagatagattatgtTACTGATCAGCAGACAATTACATATGAAACACGTGACATTACAGGCATCAAATACTAACAAGACACATGATCAGCACCAGTATTATACCAGTGATCTTTGTGCCCatcatcaataaaaaaacatttcaccaCCTTTTATAGCCACATCCGGCTTTGtcatacactctgtcacaccgCTTATAGGAAACCATGTGTACAGAGTAAACTGTGTTAATCATCTTATGacctaatcacatcacacaaaaACTTAAACAAAGTCTCACGGAAATGAAACACAATAAATCCTGATACTTGGTCAAATTGTTCAAATCTCATCACTTTAACCACCAGGACACAGATTTTTAACTGCTTTGGGGAATGTAACCTGCTTCTTTCTCATTATATTTTCTAAAGCATGGAGCAAATTAAAACAGTATTTCTATAACaaaatattctttataatttataatccttTCCAAtctatttataattttgttaaaCAACCATTTTTATAAGTGCTCCACATGACCAATAAAATACGATGATTATTTATGTATAATGTTTTGCTGTAGATTCtgaattttatttcttgctgTAGATAAATTTATAGCAAGTGTtaatctgtgtgtttctgtaacgTCCCTTTAAATGAAACCTTTCTCTACTGTTCTCTGAACAAAAACTGTTttctataattttatttaatttaataatttaataatgaacTGAAACAGTTCTTTGCAGATTAAAAGTGTTGctttgaaaatttaaaaaacatttaaaaatatatatatttttctcagtTAAAAATAGTTATGCCAAATAACACAGCACAGGTGAAGCAGATGCACATGTGGAATGCAATTACATTCAGACCTGGGTGGCTCTAGCAAAATGATCATGctataacacacagacagacacacacactcacacacagacagacagacagacacacacacacacacacacacacactcacagacagacagacacacacacacacattcactcacacacagacacacacacacactaacagacagacacacactcacagacagacagacacacacacacacacacactcacacacacactcacagacacacatacactcacaaacagacagacacacactaacagacagacacacatacacactcacagacagacacacatatttatggtgaatattatatatgttcCTTCAGAACACATTTATACTTTAAGCACTTTTAAGAATATTATCATTAGAAATGGTTTTCAgttttgataaaataataagCCATGCTTTTTTCTTGTACAATATAATTATTTCTCTTTGCATATAGAATTTTCTTTGCATAAAAATGTACCACGTGTTGTGATTCTGTTTTATTAacgttttattctgttttattttttaagaaacattTCTAAAACTCAATTTGACAATAGACAATTTGTAAAACTCAAAAAAGTTCCCCAAAATATATACTTTAGATCAACATTGTCAGGCTCCGGCCCGCAAGGGGCGCCATAAGCACAGGGTGAATGACGGCATTGCTTCGTATGTGTCGGTCGGTTCAGGATGCGAGGTAATGCTAGCTTTTAGCTAATACAGTGTTTCTCCGTACGTTTAGATCAcgttattttaatataaattgaGTTTCATTTAAAAGCGTAAGGACTTTTTTATACGGAGTGACATATAAAGTAATAGAAATGCTTATTTTTTAAGGTTAAACTGTAAAGATTGCCGTAAGCTAGCTAGTGCTCGGCAAAGTTGGCGCATGCGCACacgggtttttttttagtgacaGCGTTGTATGGCCAAGCAGCTGTTATTGTTAGTTAGTGTGAAATATCGTCCTAGTTAGTATAGAACATGGgtccaaaaaagaaaagtgcCATCCCAGACAGGTAAGTTATCATGTCATGTACTTGTACAGAGGAGCTGTGAGATATTTGTGGTCTTAGTGACATCAGTGTATATTGTCCACAGATGGACTGATTATAAAGCAGTGGGTAAACAGATCCCAGGCACGCGCTTCATTGCATTTAAAGTACCTTTAaaacaggtgacacacacacacacacacactgtctctctctcacacatacacttgtGCTGACCTGGTGTGACCCTCATTTCTCTTTTCCAGGCTTTGCACAGGCATCTGCATGAATCAGAAGTGTTTGGACCTTTGGAACTGATGGATGTGTTAAAGAAGGAGGGTGAAGAACTTGGTCTTATCATTGATCTCACTTTCACCACACGTTACTACCAGCCCCAGGTGACCAGCACCATGTCCATAAATGCGTGCCCACAAACAGACTGATGTTAAACCGAAAGCTACAAGCTTTTATTAACCTAATATAAAACTTGTAAAAGTCATGTAGCCATGTCGCATTTAAACGTTCATACACCTTTCTCTGGAATGCTTGGAATGAAATATTTTCACTGCTCGTTCCACCGACAGCACAGAGTTAAGGTGACGACTTCCTAAAAGGATAACACACAACTTTCAGTGGTGTATCACcgtgttgtctttttttttatacatttctaaaattCCTGTAGCAGATGTCACATAGAAATACCAACCACTATAAGTCTATAAACGATTACAAGTGATGTAACTTTTTCATATATGGGTACATGACTACCGTTCATttggatgtttgtgtttgtgtggcagGATTTGCCAGACACACTACACTACCTGAAGATATTTACAGCAGGGCATGAGGTGCCGAGTGACTCCACCATCCTGAGCTTTAAAAAGGCAGTAAAAAGATTTCTGCATGATAATCAGAACAATGgtacatttacataataataataataataataaagtgccctttgaattgaattgaattgaataataacaataataaagctGATCTGTGGCAAGGATTCAAACATACAAAGCACAAATTTTCAGTCAGTTATCAGTACACAGGCACTCGGAAGACAACGAAACAGAGTCAAGTGTTTGCATTTATTGCTGTGGCGAGTTCACATTCCCCTCATTCGCTCACATATCGTTCTGCAGATGAGTTTAAATCAgaaagtgacaaaaaaataGCAAATTCAGAGTGCACTTATATATAGAGTACattataaccttttttttttttttcactttttttaattttaataatttcacCATGCTGTAAATCTCCTGTTCTacataaaatttaaaaactaGATAAAATTTTataagggttttattttttttgccaaaaatgAAGCTGTTCCCAGTTTTTTGTAGCTCATAGAGTGACAGAGTCatgcttttttcccttttaactTTTAACCGATCTCTATGTAAATGCTCTAAGTTAATACATGGTTATAAACCATGCATACTGATTTGCGGTGTTGCTTTGTTCACAGATAAGCTGATTGGAGTTCACTGCACCCACGGACTAAACCGAACTGGATACCTCGTGTGCAGgtaggtttgtgtgtatttatgtgttattACATATGTGGATGTGGGTTATACCCCAGACTAGGCATGAAGAGATGATCAATAGCAGTATATTTTGATGCAGACACAATTCAGTTGCATCATCTCGCTTTTAGATTGATTTCTTACCAATTTTAAATGGCACAGAGATGAGAGAGCTATATCAGTTCTGTACCTGCATTAATCCCCCTATTCAGGTTAATGCAGCAATGCAAGAAAAACCTAGATGTCTTGAAATCGtgtgaaacttaaaaaaaaggataagataaatagaaataatacaaataatcgaaacaacaaaatgaaacagtgtacatgtaaaattgctatatatatttaattatatacatGTTCAACATCTGTGGAATGATAATTAactggtgtgtatgtgagagaaaCTCAGTTTGGGACACAGTTTGGGACAGTAAGAGGTATTGGGCATTGTTGTGATGGATAATGTATCTGATGGCTAATGGCACAAAAGAGCCCCTAAACTGAGAGTATGAAGGCAAACTCATGCTACTTCTCAGGCATGTCACAGCTGCTGCAACTTTTTCAAACTCCTGAAAGTCAGCTGTCTTCTGAATGAATGTTAAGGAACGTGTGTCACACCTCATTGTGTTCACCAGCTCATTTGCAGATGAAAAGTATGTATTTAagtgtattttatgtattatggaaTCCAACCATATAAATGATGTGTGAGATCCTCTCACGCTTACTCTGTgacatgtttatatattataggAGCAGGGAACAGctcagaactgtgtgtgtttttgattgTAGATACCTGATCGATGTAGATGGTGTTGAACCGCATGAAGCCATCGATCGTAAGTGGCTAACAtcttttaaagaattttaaCAGCTAACTGTTAACAAATAAGTGAGTGTCATCTAGAGGTAAAGCAGCAACATTCACtttaaacactaaataaagaTTGTTAttcagcatgtactgtataactgtattgTTGGTTTCATTAAGTTTGTTATTTAGTCGCTGTTGTATCTTGGAATtgttaaaactaaataaatcctTTAAGTTAAACATTCTTATGTCACTAAACGATACTCAGTGCACTTTATTTTGTAACTAAAAATtgcccactttttttttttttttttgataactGTGACTATTATTAAAAATCTATTcggttctgtttgtttgtttcagtgttCAACAAGGCACGTGGTCACTCTATAGAGCGGCAGAATTACCTGGAGGATCTGAAATCAGGACCAAAACGCAGGTATTatcaataatgttttatttagaactatgaaaaaaaaactattttgatTTAATAAAAGCAGAGCACAAAACTGTGGCACACTGATTTATACTGCTAAACACTTGGTTCTGTAGTAATGATGGAATGGACGAACCAGAGCAGGAGCCTGTTAAGGGTGGAGCCAGAAACAATAGGAATGACTCAACTGTCATAGGACCTCACTCTTCTTTCAGGAGGAGAGAAGATTATCAGGATCACTTTGAGTATGTGTGCCCTTTCATGCTTGTTACAGACCGTTAAGATTTTGCTGGCTTTA
Coding sequences:
- the LOC113639256 gene encoding caspase-3-like; the protein is MSFPSLSKSAAQNRALIVSVESYSACAGLGKRSGVRRDTKRLHAALKRRGFQVTILNDPDALEIIEEFKAESEQSVHSCFVGVISSHGENGVVFGSDGRPVKLAHIYSQFGGPVMANKSKLFLIQACRGSELDNGVETDTVCVDSSEDDGVYECQSIPNQTVVAYATAPGYSAFMHPTGSVFLQTFCDLVEECEEWEITRFLTQLNRRIAYEFEARGKMLKGKKEMPCFVSRLTADFYPFTNTIKVSATELLLDTLTARKNSIS
- the dusp11 gene encoding RNA/RNP complex-1-interacting phosphatase, whose protein sequence is MGPKKKSAIPDRWTDYKAVGKQIPGTRFIAFKVPLKQALHRHLHESEVFGPLELMDVLKKEGEELGLIIDLTFTTRYYQPQDLPDTLHYLKIFTAGHEVPSDSTILSFKKAVKRFLHDNQNNDKLIGVHCTHGLNRTGYLVCRYLIDVDGVEPHEAIDLFNKARGHSIERQNYLEDLKSGPKRSNDGMDEPEQEPVKGGARNNRNDSTVIGPHSSFRRREDYQDHFEFVNQRWSNNHARPCLPPRFPTPPHRAPPPLLPTPSFRGPPPLLPMPTPGAWFDYRAGHYPAPPPNPNFMPRYTFGEVPRGHTRRNKKPRTIHKHATDTPYSYM